Sequence from the Leptospira montravelensis genome:
AGGAATTTGAGTCAATTTTGTATAGTACAGCCCGTTTTGTATGCAATCGTTCCTCTTTTTATCACAAACACACCGAATTACGGTCTCTTATCGAGAGCCTAGAAAATTAAAATATTGTTTTCACATTGGTTTTCCAAAACATAGTAAAAACCAGTTATAATTCCATAGAGGATAGCCATGGCAGTCCCAAAGAGACGTAAATCAAAATCGAAAGTTAGAACGAAAAGAGCCCATCACGCGATTGGCAAACCTAACTTAAACCCGTGTTCCAATTGTGGTTCATTTGTCCTGTCCCACCGTGTTTGCCCTTATTGCGGTTTTTATAAGGGAAAACTCGTAGTCGCTCAAAAAGTTAAAAAAACGACCGAAGATAACTAACCGTTATGTGGGTCGCCGTGGACGCGATGAGCGGAGATTACGGCCCTGAAGGTATCGTCGAGGGCGCGGTACTGGCAGTTCGAGAATTCGGACTGTCTGTCTGTCTCGTCGGCGACGAACAAGAGTTACTTGATATCCTGTTAAAATTTGATTATGACACAGAGAAAGTCCGTGTCATTCATTCTACTGAGATCATCGGTATGAATGATTCTCCTTCGATAGCAGTCCGCGCTATGGAGGATTCTTCCGTAGTCAAAGCAGTTCGTTTAGTGGCAGATAAAGAATGTATCGGTGTGTTTTCTCCGGGAAACACAGGTGCTACTATGGCCGCCGCATTATTACATCTTGGTCGACTACCGGGTGTTCTGCGGCCTCCAATTGCTGCGCATATTCCAAGAGAAGAAGGACCACCTGTGCTTTTGTTAGATGCGGGTGCCAATGTAGATTGTAAACCTGAATATTTAGCACAGTTTGCAGTAATGGGAGAAATTTATTCCCGTGAACTATTTGGAATTCAAAATCCTAAAGTAGGAATCCTCTCCAATGGGGAAGAGGACAAAAAGGGAAATACTGTTTCTGTCAAAACCTTTGATCTATTAAAAAAAATCCCGTTTAACTTTGTAGGAAACGTAGAGGGCCGCGATTTATACGGTGGTGGCCGTGAAGTGGATGTTGTAGTTTGTGATGGTTTTATTGGGAACATTGTTCTTAAAGCCACAGAAGGCCTTGCAAAATCTATATTTAATGTTCTAAAGAGTTCCATAAGGCAATCGAGTCTTGCAAAGACAGGCGCCTTACTTTTAAAATCAACTTTTAACGCTGTGAAAAAACGTTTAGACTACGCAGAATACGGCGGTGCTCTACTACTCGGTGTGGAAGGGATTTGTATGATAGGGCACGGATCTTCCAATGCATTAGCTGTTAAAAATGCAGTGAGAGTGATTTCAGAATGCGCCAAACACGGTATCAACGAAAGGATTCGCGAAAGACTCGGCGAATACAAAACTATACTTAGTGATTCAGTTTAATTTCTTCAGCGGATTCATTTGAATAGATTTAGTTTAGAAAAAAGTTTTTAGGAATTAGAAAAGAAGAGGAAAAAAACAAATGATTAGTTTATCAGGAAAAACAGCCATCGTAACTGGTGGGGCAAGAGGAATAGGAAAAGCAACTTGTTTGAAACTTGCTTCTCTTGGAGCCAATATCGTTGTAGCGGATATGAATCCAGAAGCAACGAATGCAACAGCAGAAGAATTAAAATCCAAAGGTTACAAAGCAATCGCGGTTGTAGCAAACGTTTCTGTTGAAGAAGATGCACAAAAATTAATCGATTCAGCAAAAAAAGAATTTGGAACCGTCGATATCCTAGTCAACAATGCAGGGATCACTCGTGATACACTCCTTATGAGAATGAAAAAAGAGCAGTGGGATGCAGTCATTGCAGTGAACCTAACTGGTACTTATCTTTGTACACAAGCTGCCATCAAAGTCATGATGAAACAAGAAAATGGTGGATCTATCATCAACCTTTCTTCTATCTCTGGTGAAAACGGAAACATTGGACAAACAAACTATTCAGCATCCAAAGCTGGTGTGATTGGTTTTACAAAAGCTGTAGCTCTTGAAATGGCTTCTAGAAAGGTTCGTTGTAACGCAATCGCTCCAGGTTTCATTGCAACAGAAATGACAGAAGCAATCCCAGAAAACATCAGACACGGTATGGTACAAGCAATTCCACTCAAACGAGCAGGTCTTCCAGAAGACATCGCAAACGGAATCGCATTTTTAGCATCTGATGCATCTTCCTTTATCACAGGACATATCCTCGATATCAATGGTGGTGGATTTTTACCAGGTGGCGGACACTAAGATTTAGCTCACAAAACCTTTGTCAGTTTTCATTCCGATGAGTTTGAAGACTGGCCTTAGTTTTTAATTACTATCAAATTATGATAACGAATCCCCTGATTTCGAATTTCGAGATGAGGGGATTTTTATTTTTTTTTGCCAAGTTTCGATTGGTAAGAGAAAGCTCTTGGAATTTCCATCGTGTAGGCGATCCCTTCTGTTTCTTCTCCGAAAAATCCTGTTTCTTCCAATAAGCTGATTACTTCTGTTAAATTTTTCTTCGGGATCAGAATATTGGCTGCTTCTCTTGCAGGTGTAAATGCTTTTTTTTCATTTTGGGAATGAACTAATTTATTGAGAGAGATTGTGGAACTAGAAACTCCTACTTTTCGCAGATTCGCAAGGGTGGATTCAATAGATTCCTCTTTACAGTTGATAACCACATTTACCCCTTCAAAATAATTTCTGTGACGTGCCGATTGTCTAAATTGATTTGATTTTTTTCGCCATTCCATATTTCCATATAACTGATCTAAGGCGGAAATGATTTGGTCCATACTAGCTGCTTGTTTGGGTCCTTCCAAACTGACTTTAGTATTCAGTAAACCGTGACCAATTGGGAATTCAAAAATAAATCCTCTACCTGGTAAATCCAATCTTCCCACCTCGATAATAAAGTCCATCGCATGTTCTGCATCGGATGAGTGGACAACTAATTTTAAAATTTCTTTTTCTTTAGGAATTGTGATTCTTAAAAGACCTAATTGATCCCGTAAACCCGTCCCTGTTCCATAACTTATGGTAGGTACTGCCACGCCATTTTGTAGAATCAAACGAGCAATGGGTTCTGCTGAACCGCGCGGTAAAATGCAAAAAATGCCAGTGAGTCCTGAAAAGCCAATGGTTTTTGTTTTTTTCTCCGTTGTGACAATGTAATCCGTAGGGACGGGACTATGGAATTCAATAGCTTCTGAATAAACACTTCCATGTCCCGGAATATTTAATTCTGCAGCATCGCGGAAAAGAGAAAGTAAAATGTTTTCAGCAGCTGCTTCACAGGAAACTTCAAAGATGGTAACAGGTGTATCTATGATAGAATGATTTTGATAAAAATCAAAAAGAAGCCAGCCTCGTTTGGCCAGGACTGGATACCTTCCTGGTTCCATATGGAAATAGTGGATGTTATTTCGTTTTAATGCGGAAACAACAAGGTCAGTTAAATCTCTATGTACGATTGCCGTGATTCTAATCGCTTTTTGTCTGAAATGCATTCTATTTCTCTTTTAATTCTGAATCACGTAACGAAAGTTTACGGGAATTCTCAACAATCATACCCATAATCAAAACAGATAAGATGGGAAATGCTGATGCAGCGGCTAAAATCCCAAATCCGTCAACAGTGCCCATTTGGTTGCCAATTCCAAGTCCCATTGCGATGATCAGTGGAACAGTAATGGGTCCTGTGGTTACTCCGGCGCTATCCCAAGCTATATCAATAAATTCAGATTTGCTAAATGTATTTAAAACGAGAAGTAAAAGATAAATGGGAACAACAATCCAAACCAAAGGGATTTCTAATAAAATTTTTAACATACCAAGGAGAGTTCCTAATCCCACCCCAACCGCCACAGATTGGATTAAGAGAGATTTTCGAAATGTACCAACAGTTGTTTCTTCTACTGTATTTCCTAAAGCAGATAATGCAGGTTCAGCGAGTGTTGCGCTATATCCCAAAAAGAAAGCAAATACAAGAACAACTAAGTAACCTAATAAATTGTCTTCTTTTCCAAAAATAGGTCCGTGGATCGGAACATATTCATAAATTTTATTTTTTTGATTCCAGTTTTCTTCATGGTATGGGATACTTGTATAGGATTTTCTTTCTTTGAGATAAAAGAACTTTTCTTCTTTTCCGTCTTCGTTGACAGCTTTCAAAACAGATTTCGGGTTAAAGTTTGGAATAAATTTTGTGGAGTCGATCAGTTCAATGGAACGAAACGTCGAAGGAAGTTTTCCTCCTACTTGGTCACCGAGTTTATTTAATCCGAAGATGATTCCAAAGTTAAAAATGCTAAGGCCAATGATAGAAAATCCTATTCCCAAAAATACTTCTTCGGGGTATGATATTTTTTCTTTTAGAATTAATCCTAAAAATAAAATTAAAAAAATCGATAAAGGTAAAATGGCTCGGATTGCTAATTCGAAAGCTTCAAAGATATTTTCTTTTGCCTTTTTGAATAATTCAGGTGGATTGATTTTTTTAGGTAACAATACTTCTTTTGTAGAAGAGACTTTATATGAGTCTCCAAGTAGAAGTTTTGCTTCTTCTAATTTGATTCCTTGTTTAAAAAACACTTCTTCCGACATGGGTTTAGGTAGTTTTCCAGAAAAATACATTCCTACTAAAAACACAGAGAGGATGGGGAAAAGAGAAGCAAGGGTCACGACTCCATAAGCACTACTTTGGTCATTTTTTTCTGCTACCTTGGATATTCCAATTCCTAGAGCAACAACTAACGGGACAGTAACCGGTCCTGTGGTCACAGCTCCCGAATCCCATGCAAGGCCAGATATAAATTTTAAATTTTCATCAAAGTATGCATAAATACTTACACCTAACAGAATAACTATGGTGGGCACAAGGATTCGCATTAAAGAAAATCCAAATAAAAATCTTAACATCCCAAAGACAACAGACACTCCAACTCCAATAGCTATAGATAAGTAGAGGTAGTGGGAGCCTTCATTTAATAAAAAATAAAGTAAAGGAGCATCCCAAGGAGCGACCTTACTCCCACAGGCGCGAAGGATGGCGATTGCTGGCTCTGCTAATGTGGCACCAACTCCCATCAATATAGAGAAAAGGATAATACTTAGGATACCTAATTTTTGTGGAAGGCGAAGTCCCAATGCCTCACCTAAGGGCATGAGGCCCAAAAACAGTCCTTCCAAAAAGAAGGCCAAACCTAGGATTACTGCAGAGATGCCTAATGTAATGAGACCTGCCTCTTTGATGGGGATTCGCAAAATAAATAATTGAAAGAGTGCAAGATACAGGACTATCCAGATGACGGCTTTGGTTTGCTCCCAAAGTTTTTTTCGAAAGTAGGGAAGTATAAGCGTAATCGCTTCTTTGAATCCTATATGAATGGATTCTTCTTTTTCATTCCTTGCCATTATTACAAACTGTCAGACAAAAACAATTTTGCAAAGGGATTTTAAAATGCAAAAAGAATGTCTCCCGGCAAGGAATGCCAGGAGACGAAACGTGCAAACTGGGAAAGAGATTAGTACTTATAAGCCTTATCTTCTTGAATGAATTTTTTTGTGGTTGTTGCTGTAAGATTGATAGCGGGACGAACAATGATAGTTGAGGCGTTATACCAGAGATTTGTTGAAACGGAAGAAGTGTCTGTTCTCCATTTAAAATCACTTGGGACTTGGTTGACAGAAGAAGTTCCATGTCCCGCAACAAGGGCTGTCCATTCCACTAAAGATCCATCATAATAAGTGCTTGGATATCCGAGAATATTCAGCGCAGCAAATCCATTTACTTGTGCTTCAAAATTAGTTCGGCATTGGCTGACAACGGTAGAACCGGTAGTATAACCTTTGTTTGCAAAAATCGTTTTCAAAGCCGCCTTTGATTTGTATCGATAACCGATAGCAAAAGCATCCGCAGCTGAAGTGGATAAAGCTCCCGTGTCAGTGAATCCCTCAAACAAGGCTAACCAAGGAAAAGTGGTAGATCCTTTGATACGTCCCTCAAAAGGGATATATTTCTTTCCTGCAGCATCCGGTGCACCAGAATGTAGGTAAGATGTGGTGATTGCTGTTCGATTACCATTTGGATTTGACCCTGCGGTGGTAGTGCCAGAATCATCATCAAGTCTTCCTGCAGCTGACCCATCCCATTGTGCAGTTGGTCTTGCATCGATTAAAAATTGTTTGGTGGTAAGACCTGGAATTTGTGCTTCCAGATTGTTTTTTGCAATCTCATAAATATCCTCTAAACCAGAGGTAATAATGGTATTATCCACTCGAATGCTTTTGACCGTAAAATTTCCTTTTCCGGGAAGTGTACTTTTAGAGGAACTTGTTTGTGATGGGTAAATTTGTGAGAAATTACTTCGTAAGTTTCCATTTAAGATTGCAAGGTGTTTTATATCAACTCCCCAATACCTTAGCCAATATACCCCACGAGTGATGTCTTGCACTCCACCCGCTGCCGAAGCTGCTGCTGGTGCCGAATCGGCAATGGCATCTTCACTATTGTTAGTAGAGTTTCCTGTTCCAACGGCAAATACGATTAAATCTTTTGTAGGATTAATTCCATAAGTGTTCAGCCAATCATCTACAAATTCACCATTTGCTTGGTAACGCACTGAATTGGAGAATAGTCCAGAATCTCTGGTTTGATTGAAACGAAACCCACCACTTGGCAAACCGGATGGTTTGTAGTCATTGAGAGCATAAACGTACACCCCTTTGGAAACATCAGATTTCACATAGGGGTTCCAAACCTCAGATCCGCCATTTGCTTTGTTCGCTCGATCTGTTTGTAATACGATGAGGTTTCCCGTAATATGATTCGGTTTGTTTGCTGGCCAATCTGATACAAATCGGTTTAAGGTAGAGCCTGTGATGAGTCCCCAATTGTTTTGGTTATAATCATCGGCAGATTCGTTCACCAAATCGGATGCCGTGTTGACTTTGATTTGGTTGGCGGCCAAATAAAGTAAAGCAGCCAATAAAGTGTTTTTGTCTTCTTTCTTTTCGACACAAGAAACCGAGAAGGAAAGTAGGAGGAAAGCAGTCAGTGTTTGGGTCCATTTTTGAATCATGGAGTTCTCCTTTATTTTTTTTTCTTGCGGTTGATTTCTTAGGTCCTAGCGGGAAAGGGAAGGTGAATTCGTTATAACAGAATATAAATCTGTTAAAATGGATCAAAGCCTTGGAATTAGGACTAGGATTTTGGAAATTGGCCGGATGCCAGTGTGTTTGCCACTTATTTCTCAGCAATTCGAACGATTTCAAATCAGATTAATTTGAGTTAGGTGATGTTAGAATGATGTCAAAGGTTTCAAGAGGAAAATAATCTATTTAGACTTGCCAAAAATTCCGACAATTTCATTTTAAAAAAACGCTAGGCGTACATATATACCTAGCGGAAAACGATTTAACACTTGCCCCACTGATTAACAGTGGCCTGGAGGATATAAAATGGCAGATTTCGAAAAAATTAAGTCAATCATCGTAGAACAACTTGGTGTTGATGAATCAGAAGTTACACCTGAAGCTCACTTCATCAATGATCTTGGTGCTGACTCTCTTGATACAGTTGAACTAGTTATGGCTCTTGAAGAAGAGTTTGGTGTGGAGATTTCTGATGAAGACGCAGAAAAAATCCAAACCGTAGGCGATGTAATTAAATTCATCGATAAACTTAAGGGGTAATTCCCAATCCAAAAACCGGGTTCCCCGAATAGAGGAACCCGGATCTTTGTACCTTGTCTGACTCGATACGTATCAAACTTCCCCCCGAAAGAATTTCCTCTCTCAAAGAACTTCAATCTCTTACAAAAACACAGTTTAAGGACCTTTCCCTCCTCCACCTAGCATTTGTTCATAGATCGTTTGCAAATGAGGACTCTGATCGTTATCTTGCTGATAACGAAAGATTGGAATTTTTAGGAGACTCTGTCCTCGGGATCCTTGCTGCCGAATTTTTATACCAATCCCTCCCCAAAGGAAAAGAGGGCAAATTAGCCAAATTAAAAAGTAAAATGGTTTCGGCACCTGCCATTGCAAAGTTAGCTAGGACTTACCGGTTTCCTGAATTTTTATTACTCGGAAGAGGGGAAAGAGAAAAAGGCGAATCGAATACAAACCTCCAAGCAGATTGTTTTGAGGCCTTTCTGGGTGCACTATATTTGGACCAAGGCCTTGTGAGTTGCCGAAAGTTCCTCACACCTC
This genomic interval carries:
- the acpP gene encoding acyl carrier protein, with product MADFEKIKSIIVEQLGVDESEVTPEAHFINDLGADSLDTVELVMALEEEFGVEISDEDAEKIQTVGDVIKFIDKLKG
- the plsX gene encoding phosphate acyltransferase PlsX, with amino-acid sequence MWVAVDAMSGDYGPEGIVEGAVLAVREFGLSVCLVGDEQELLDILLKFDYDTEKVRVIHSTEIIGMNDSPSIAVRAMEDSSVVKAVRLVADKECIGVFSPGNTGATMAAALLHLGRLPGVLRPPIAAHIPREEGPPVLLLDAGANVDCKPEYLAQFAVMGEIYSRELFGIQNPKVGILSNGEEDKKGNTVSVKTFDLLKKIPFNFVGNVEGRDLYGGGREVDVVVCDGFIGNIVLKATEGLAKSIFNVLKSSIRQSSLAKTGALLLKSTFNAVKKRLDYAEYGGALLLGVEGICMIGHGSSNALAVKNAVRVISECAKHGINERIRERLGEYKTILSDSV
- a CDS encoding DUF1538 domain-containing protein is translated as MARNEKEESIHIGFKEAITLILPYFRKKLWEQTKAVIWIVLYLALFQLFILRIPIKEAGLITLGISAVILGLAFFLEGLFLGLMPLGEALGLRLPQKLGILSIILFSILMGVGATLAEPAIAILRACGSKVAPWDAPLLYFLLNEGSHYLYLSIAIGVGVSVVFGMLRFLFGFSLMRILVPTIVILLGVSIYAYFDENLKFISGLAWDSGAVTTGPVTVPLVVALGIGISKVAEKNDQSSAYGVVTLASLFPILSVFLVGMYFSGKLPKPMSEEVFFKQGIKLEEAKLLLGDSYKVSSTKEVLLPKKINPPELFKKAKENIFEAFELAIRAILPLSIFLILFLGLILKEKISYPEEVFLGIGFSIIGLSIFNFGIIFGLNKLGDQVGGKLPSTFRSIELIDSTKFIPNFNPKSVLKAVNEDGKEEKFFYLKERKSYTSIPYHEENWNQKNKIYEYVPIHGPIFGKEDNLLGYLVVLVFAFFLGYSATLAEPALSALGNTVEETTVGTFRKSLLIQSVAVGVGLGTLLGMLKILLEIPLVWIVVPIYLLLLVLNTFSKSEFIDIAWDSAGVTTGPITVPLIIAMGLGIGNQMGTVDGFGILAAASAFPILSVLIMGMIVENSRKLSLRDSELKEK
- the rnc gene encoding ribonuclease III, with amino-acid sequence MSDSIRIKLPPERISSLKELQSLTKTQFKDLSLLHLAFVHRSFANEDSDRYLADNERLEFLGDSVLGILAAEFLYQSLPKGKEGKLAKLKSKMVSAPAIAKLARTYRFPEFLLLGRGEREKGESNTNLQADCFEAFLGALYLDQGLVSCRKFLTPHFQVMEKGVENAEETKDYKTILQEFCQKKWKKLPEYSVMKEEGPDHDKEFLVSVACENHFRTTGEGKNKRRAEQMAAKAALRYLKIL
- the rpmF gene encoding 50S ribosomal protein L32; the encoded protein is MAVPKRRKSKSKVRTKRAHHAIGKPNLNPCSNCGSFVLSHRVCPYCGFYKGKLVVAQKVKKTTEDN
- the fabG gene encoding 3-oxoacyl-ACP reductase FabG, which produces MISLSGKTAIVTGGARGIGKATCLKLASLGANIVVADMNPEATNATAEELKSKGYKAIAVVANVSVEEDAQKLIDSAKKEFGTVDILVNNAGITRDTLLMRMKKEQWDAVIAVNLTGTYLCTQAAIKVMMKQENGGSIINLSSISGENGNIGQTNYSASKAGVIGFTKAVALEMASRKVRCNAIAPGFIATEMTEAIPENIRHGMVQAIPLKRAGLPEDIANGIAFLASDASSFITGHILDINGGGFLPGGGH
- a CDS encoding sulfurtransferase, which gives rise to MIQKWTQTLTAFLLLSFSVSCVEKKEDKNTLLAALLYLAANQIKVNTASDLVNESADDYNQNNWGLITGSTLNRFVSDWPANKPNHITGNLIVLQTDRANKANGGSEVWNPYVKSDVSKGVYVYALNDYKPSGLPSGGFRFNQTRDSGLFSNSVRYQANGEFVDDWLNTYGINPTKDLIVFAVGTGNSTNNSEDAIADSAPAAASAAGGVQDITRGVYWLRYWGVDIKHLAILNGNLRSNFSQIYPSQTSSSKSTLPGKGNFTVKSIRVDNTIITSGLEDIYEIAKNNLEAQIPGLTTKQFLIDARPTAQWDGSAAGRLDDDSGTTTAGSNPNGNRTAITTSYLHSGAPDAAGKKYIPFEGRIKGSTTFPWLALFEGFTDTGALSTSAADAFAIGYRYKSKAALKTIFANKGYTTGSTVVSQCRTNFEAQVNGFAALNILGYPSTYYDGSLVEWTALVAGHGTSSVNQVPSDFKWRTDTSSVSTNLWYNASTIIVRPAINLTATTTKKFIQEDKAYKY